The proteins below come from a single Takifugu flavidus isolate HTHZ2018 chromosome 6, ASM371156v2, whole genome shotgun sequence genomic window:
- the LOC130527652 gene encoding E3 SUMO-protein ligase EGR2 — MLNNMDLNAKDSFYPQFDNCNGSSLGMENSVRKDNQEVYVDAERGVPAQFGHEGTPATLKTEASNSEFAFNACECPKDTYSPSSLAYSGSFYVEASQGAPCSTETLLNMITEIVGISTMPLSEVQQSGNSRETYPSPAPMESSGGNFTDHGVKRQSYTCSGPSPPVYPPDQTCPRYADDQTGSQAPDPSTSQLGFGSCRAPTQKKDEPKSEAASFPVVVKNEFDSSCYEWGAFNKHDCLETTFHTETFPMSSDFPPEQQMDVKELLDTFPPIGPNPDMEFKVEGGIKQEPCFSDTCTQSFSTPMYNNYLPPPPMGLSSNLKPFPEHPQASNQCEPLYTSSALPSTIDSILYSSLLPDSFAQSFPTRPTKSPRARKTPAASHGTAKEKPFACPMESCDRRFSRSDELNRHIRIHTGHKPFQCRICLRSFSRSDHLTTHTRTHTGEKPFSCDVCGKRFARSDERKRHGRVHLKQKEKMEIKPQVNAGAWPFTLPEGI; from the exons ATGTTGAACAATATGGATTTGAACGCGAAAGATTCTTTTTACCCCCAGTTTGACAACTGCAACGGCTCTTCCCTCGGAATGGAAAACAGCGTGCGCAAGGACAACCAGGAGGTGTACGTCGATGCAGAGCGGGGGGTACCTGCCCAGTTTGGCCACG AAGGAACACCCGCAACCCTCAAAACTGAAGCGTCCAATTCGGAATTCGCTTTTAACGCATGCGAGTGCCCAAAAGACACCTACAGTCCCTCATCGCTCGCCTACTCTGGCAGCTTTTATGTGGAGGCATCTCAGGGAGCGCCGTGCAGCACCGAAACGCTGCTCAATATGATCACCGAGATCGTGGGCATATCCACGATGCCACTTTCAGAAGTGCAACAGAGCGGCAACAGTCGGGAAACTTATCCGTCGCCTGCGCCGATGGAGAGCAGCGGCGGCAATTTCACAGACCACGGCGTCAAGAGACAATCCTACACCTGCTCCGGACCTTCCCCCCCCGTTTACCCCCCGGATCAGACATGCCCGAGGTATGCCGACGATCAGACCGGTAGCCAGGCTCCCGACCCGTCCACCTCCCAGCTGGGCTTCGGCTCCTGTCGAGCTCCGACCCAGAAGAAGGACGAGCCGAAATCAGAGGCCGCGTCTTTCCCTGTGGTGGTCAAGAACGAGTTTGACAGCAGCTGTTACGAGTGGGGAGCGTTTAACAAGCACGACTGTTTGGAAACGACGTTCCACACAGAGACCTTCCCGATGTCAAGCGATTTCCCCCCCGAGCAGCAAATGGATGTTAAGGAACTTTTAGACACGTTTCCCCCCATCGGCCCCAACCCAGACATGGAATTTAAAGTGGAAGGTGGTATCAAACAGGAACCATGTTTCTCTGACACCTGCACTCAGAGCTTCTCGACCCCCATGTACAATAATTACCTCCCACCCCCTCCTATGGGTCTCTCTTCCAACCTCAAACCTTTCCCCGAACACCCACAGGCGTCCAATCAGTGTGAGCCGTTATACACCTCCTCAGCTTTACCCAGCACCATAGACTCCATTCTGTACTCTTCCTTGTTGCCAGATTCCTTTGCACAAAGTTTCCCCACCCGTCCGACAAAATCCCCCAGGGCAAGAAAGACCCCGGCCGCCTCCCACGGCACGGCCAAAGAGAAGCCCTTCGCCTGCCCCATGGAGAGCTGCGACCGGCGCTTCTCCCGCTCGGATGAACTCAACCGCCACATCCGCATCCACACGGGCCACAAGCCGTTCCAGTGCCGCATCTGTTTGCGCAGCTTCAGCCGTAGCGACCACCTCACCACCCACACCAGGACTCACACCGGAGAGAAGCCGTTCTCATGCGACGTCTGCGGGAAAAGGTTCGCCCGCAGCGACGAGAGGAAGCGGCACGGACGCGTGCACctgaaacagaaggaaaaaatggaaataaagccACAGGTGAACGCCGGCGCATGGCCATTCACCCTCCCCGAGGGGATCTGA
- the mogs gene encoding mannosyl-oligosaccharide glucosidase yields MGRQRKRVVTGEASPPPRKDEKPSAFHRKEKKKKVDIGKVFINISIGLCIFSLVWFFYALYMRSNLAKRVVTPHPSPPVLDANSSSAKVSPERFWGSYRPQVYFGMKTRSPHSIVTGMMWMRQFAEMDVNLRHTCEQGDRLHGYGWLMHDGLTFGVQEIRDGDLTLTTEFVKRMGGDHGGDWTWRITAKQHSSAPQAPVISLMFYAAADTQGSLEAHVEERNRLASITGFSEELGNFKITFRKPVTGELSSAKYASYNYLQTVSPGLEKLTEIVKYSLNRRFVYSPPSGEKRHYIAVDTYRPPHNQQKPADPRKESAFVVHQVTVQTPFQIEVLFESGSFHTRPNQLVASVMTQELERRKAEFEAKFEKIFGLQSRGFSQTHIRFGKAALSNMLGGMGHFYGQSVVQSAYNEYPLLYPPGALFTAVPSRSFFPRGFLWDEGFHQLLLSKWDPQVTRESIGHWLDLINMEGWIPREQILGDEALSKVPAEFVVQRNENANPPTLFLALQELIEQLSSNPEKWDSQPTLPFLRRLYPRLKTWFEWYNTTQTGPLPHSYRWRGRDRDTNLFLNPKTLTSGLDDYPRASHPSADERHVDLHCWMALSSGIMASVARLLGEPHRDYERTHQVLSDNNLLNELHWSEQLRAYSDFGNHTQAVSLQQEKVYVPPGQPRHQFPVARLVRSVRRAPKLQYVNALGYVSLFPFLLHVLTPDSPKLEHILRDMRDPDKLWTPYGLRSLSKSDPLYMKRNTEHDPPYWRGPIWINLNYLAVRALHHYSNVEGPHREKAAALYEELRTNIVNNVYRQYAETGYIWEQYSDNTGRGQGSHPFTGWSSLTLLIMAEQY; encoded by the exons ATGggcaggcagaggaagagggtggTGACAGGGGAAGCTTCTCCCCCTCCCAGGAAAGATGAGAAACCCTCTGCGTTCCAccgcaaagagaaaaaaaagaaagtcgaCATCGGCAAAGTCTTCATCAACATCTCCATCGGTCTGTGCATATTCAGCCTGGTCTGGTTCTTTTATGCGCTCTACATGCGGTCCAACCTGGCCAAACGCGTGGTCACCCCGCACCCGTCTCCCCCTGTCCTTGATGCCAACAGTAGCAGCGCGAAGGTTTCCCCAGAGAGGTTCTGGGGCTCTTACAGGCCTCAGGTCTATTTCGGAATGAAAACCAGGAGTCCCCATTCCATTGTGACAG GCATGATGTGGATGCGTCAGTTTGCTGAGATGGATGTGAACCTCCGGCACACGTGTGAGCAGGGGGACCGCTTGCATGGTTACGGGTGGCTGATGCACGATGGGTTAACCTTCGGCGTCCAGGAGATCAGGGACGGGGATTTAACGCTAACCACAGAGTTTGTCAAGAGGATGGGAGGGGATCATGGCGGAGACTGGACCTGGAGGATCACTGCCAAACAGCAT AGCTCTGCCCCTCAAGCACCCGTCATCTCCCTGATGTTCTACGCAGCGGCAGACACACAAGGCTCACTGGAGGCTCACGTGGAAGAGAGAAACCGCCTCGCATCCATCACCGGATTCTCGGAGGAGCTGGGAAACTTTAAGATCACCTTCAGAAAGCCAGTGACAGGGGAATTATCCAGTGCTAAGTATGCCAG TTACAACTACCTTCAGACTGTCTCTCCTGGCCTGGAAAAACTGACCGAAATTGTCAAGTACAGTCTGAATCGCAGGTTTGTCTACAGCCCCCCTTCTGGCGAAAAGAGACATTACATAGCTGTAGACACGTACAGGCCCCCCCACAACCAACAGAAGCCCGCCGACCCGAGGAAGGAGAGTGCCTTCGTGGTCCACCAGGTGACCGTCCAGACACCGTTCCAAATCGAAGTTCTCTTTGAATCTGGGAGCTTTCACACGCGCCCCAACCAGCTCGTGGCCTCTGTCATGACGCAGGAGCTGGAAAGGAGAAAAGCAGAATTTGAGGCAAAGTTTGAGAAGATATTTGGCCTCCAGAGCAGAGGTTTTAGCCAGACCCATATCAGGTTTGGAAAAGCAGCCCTCAGCAACATGTTGGGAGGAATGGGCCACTTCTACGGCCAGTCGGTGGTGCAGTCGGCCTACAACGAGTACCCGCTCTTGTATCCCCCAGGGGCTCTATTCACAGCCGTGCCGTCACGCTCGTTCTTTCCCAGAGGGTTCCTCTGGGATGAGGGTTTTCACCAGTTACTGTTGAGCAAGTGGGATCCCCAGGTGACCAGGGAGTCTATTGGCCACTGGCTGGACCTGATCAACATGGAGGGCTGGATCCCTCGCGAGCAGATCTTAGGAGATGAGGCCCTAAGCAAAGTCCCGGCTGAGTTTGTAGTGCAGCGAAACGAGAACGCCAACCCACCCACTCTTTTCCTGGCTCTCCAGGAGCTTATTGAGCAGCTCTCTTCAAATCCCGAGAAGTGGGACTCCCAGCCGACCTTGCCTTTCCTCCGGAGGCTCTACCCCAGGCTGAAAACTTGGTTCGAATGGTACAACACCACGCAGACGGGGCCCCTGCCGCACTCGTACCGCTGGCGCGGGCGCGACAGGGACACCAATCTCTTCCTCAACCCCAAGACCTTGACCTCCGGCCTGGACGACTACCCCCGCGCCTCGCACCCGTCAGCAGATGAAAGGCATGTGGATTTACACTGCTGGATGGCCTTGTCCTCGGGCATCATGGCCAGCGTAGCGCGGCTCCTCGGCGAGCCCCACCGGGACTATGAACGCACGCACCAAGTGCTCAGCGACAACAACCTGCTGAACGAACTTCACTGGTCCGAACAGCTTCGGGCTTACAGCGACTTCGGAAACCACACCCAGGCCGTttctctgcagcaggagaaggtgTACGTGCCCCCCGGGCAGCCTCGGCATCAGTTCCCCGTGGCACGCCTCGTGCGCTCGGTCCGCCGGGCCCCCAAGCTGCAGTACGTTAACGCTTTAGGTTACGTTAGCCTCTTCCCTTTCCTGCTGCACGTCCTCACGCCAGACTCGCCCAAGCTAGAACATATCCTCCGAGACATGAGAGACCCCGACAAGCTGTGGACGCCTTACGGACTGCGCTCGCTCTCAAAGTCCGATCCGCTCTATATGAAGCGAAACACGGAGCACGATCCACCCTACTGGAGGGGGCCCATATGGATTAACCTCAACTACTTAGCTGTCAGGGCCCTGCACCACTACAGCAACGTAGAAGGACCTCACCGAGAGAAGGCAGCTGCTCTTTACGAGGAACTCAGGACTAACATCGTCAATAACGTCTATAGGCAATACGCTGAAACGGGGTATATCTGGGAACAGTACAGCGACAACACTGGCAGGGGCCAAGGAAGCCACCCCTTCACTGGCTGGTCGTCCCTTACTTTATTAATAATGGCTGAACAGTATTGA
- the pdcd4a gene encoding programmed cell death protein 4a: MATEVDTWSPAPQKDGANQHFSGEEDALNDGEINGNWTPQEKALHEARLKAKAKRRQRKSSRNSTSESLSETGELAGGDPHSPKGKVGANDRKSRTGKGRGLPKKGGAGGKGVWGAAGMVYEDEEPDARDPNYDEAAQGDTVYATVMPEVDEKELEKTVNPIVREYFEHGDTKEVQMLLKELNLGSHKYEFSSLAVSLALEGKASHRELTSRLLSDLSGKLLSQSDLARAFDKMLKELPDLILDTPEAPQMLGQFIARAIADHILPMSFLDCYKGKVDCDHARVALDRAAVLLRMKREILRLDNVWGVGGGQRPVKHLIKEMNLLLKEYLTSGDVLEAEHCLRDLEVPHFHHELVYEAVVMVLESKGDAASHAIIKLLQTFWKIGLITVDQMNRGFQRVYDELPEISLDVPHAHSMIENFVDLCHQESVITKQLRDACPSRGRKRFVSEGDGGLIKD; the protein is encoded by the exons GTGCTAACCAGCACTTCAGCGGCGAGGAGGACGCGCTGAACGACGGAGAGATCAACGGCAACTGGACGCCTCAGGAGAAAGCGCTGCACGAGGCGCGACTGAAAGCCAAAGCCAAGCGCCGCCAGCGCAAGTCCTCCCGCAACTCCACCAGCGAGTCCCTCTCAGAGACGGGAGAACTGGCGGGAGGTGACCCGCACAGCCCCAAGGGAAAAGTGGGCGCCAATGACCGCAAGTCGAGGACGGGCAAAGGACGAGGCCTCCCCAAGAAAG gtggagctggtggtaAAGGGGTTTGGGGGGCTGCTGGGATGGTTTACGAAGACGAGGAGCCCGACGCGCGAGACCCAAACTATGATGAAGCCGCTCAG GGGGACACAGTTTATGCCACGGTCATGCCAGAGGTAGATGAGAAGGAACTGGAGAAAACGGTCAACCCCATCGTGAGGGAGTATTTTGAACATGGAGACACCAAAGAGGTCCAG AtgttgctgaaggagctgaacctCGGCTCTCATAAGTACGAGTTCTCCTCCTTGGCCGTGTCCCTGGCCCTGGAGGGCAAGGCCAGCCACAGAGAGCTGACCTCGCGCTTGCTCTCCGATCTGTCCGGGAAGCTGCTGTCACAAAGCGATCTGGCCCGCGCCTTTGACAagatgctgaaggagctgccagACCTCATACTGGACACGCCAGAGGCTCCACAG ATGTTAGGCCAGTTCATAGCCAGAGCCATCGCCGATCACATCCTCCCGATGTCTTTCCTGGACTGTTACAAGGGCAAAGTGGACTGTGACCATGCCAG GGTGGCTTTAGACCgcgctgcagtgctgctgcgcATGAAGAGGGAGATCCTGCGCCTCGATAACGTTTGGGGCGTGGGCGGAGGACAGAGACCCGTCAAACACCTCATCAAAGAG ATGAACCTTCTGCTGAAAGAGTACCTGACGTCTGGTGACGTGCTGGAAGCGGAGCACTGTCTGCGAGACCTGGAGGTGCCACATTTCCACCATGAGCTGGTTTATGAG gCTGTTGTGATGGTGCTGGAGTCAAAAGGAGACGCTGCAAGTCATGCCATCATAAAGCTGCTACAGACCTTCTGGAAAATAGGCCTCATCACCGTGGATCAGATGAACAGG GGCTTCCAACGAGTGTACGATGAACTGCCAGAAATCAGTCTTGACGTGCCACACGCCCACTCTATGATAGAGAACTTTGTGGACCTCTGCCACCAGGAGTCTGTCATTACCAAACAGCTGAGGGATGCATGTCCCTCCAG AGGGCGGAAACGCTTTGTAAGCGAAGGAGATGGAGGACTGATCAAGGATTAA